In one Rhopalosiphum padi isolate XX-2018 chromosome 3, ASM2088224v1, whole genome shotgun sequence genomic region, the following are encoded:
- the LOC132926255 gene encoding zinc finger MYM-type protein 6-like, whose translation MKPSKLERHFQSKHKNLANKPIEYFERMRNDMRKQVITMKKMTIEDKSLLKASYLVALQIAKNKKPYTIGEDLIKPCMLQAGEVVLGKQAVKKLKEIPMSANTIKRRIEEMADDIENQVITMVKNSPFYSIQLDESTDVSNKALLLCFVRVEYGGGLQEELLCSLNLPGRTTSSEIFEALNSYFQKHGIEWKKCIGICTDGAANMVGHLSGIVVKVKNVGRPDILSTHCILHREQLASKKMSPELHEVLSDVIKIVNHIRHKALNSKLFESLCEEMGSQYTHLLLHAEVRWLSRGKILTRLFTLREEVKLFFQQQNNVKFQELLFNDEWVAKLAYLADIFSLLNELNISIQGQLKDVFTVRDKMDDFQKKILLWQTRLAEEDLQMFQHFDEYMKEKDVNQRVVAIVQQHLESLTESFCRYFPKKEDPRHGNMWIIDPFAANNENNKLNMSEKESLIDLSTDSSLKTKFLELSKSHFWLYVKNEYPLLSEKAMKILIQFSITYLCEKTFSSVTVIKTRYRSQLEISKALRLAVTTLEPKLHEILQNKQEQISH comes from the coding sequence ATGAAACCTTCGAAACTTGAAAGACACTTCCAATCAAAACATAAGAATTTAGCAAATAAAccaattgaatattttgaaagaaTGCGTAATGACATGCGAAAGCAAGtaattactatgaaaaaaatgacAATCGAAGATAAATCCTTGTTAAAGGCTTCTTATTTGGTAGCACTTCAGatcgcaaaaaataaaaaaccgtaTACGATTGGAGAAGACCTAATTAAGCCTTGCATGTTACAAGCCGGTGAAGTAGTATTGGGAAAGCAGGCTGTCAAGAAACTCAAAGAGATTCCTATGTCTGCTAACACTATCAAACGCAGAATTGAAGAAATGGCTGATGATATTGAAAATCAAGTTATAACAATGGTGAAAAATTCACCATTTTATTCAATTCAACTTGACGAATCGACGGACGTAAGTAATAAAGCACTTCTCCTTTGTTTTGTGAGAGTTGAGTATGGAGGAGGGCTACAGGAAGAACTTCTTTGTTCGCTCAACTTGCCGGGTAGAACAACTAGCTCTGAGATTTTCGAAGCacttaatagttattttcaGAAACACGGAATTGAGTGGAAAAAGTGTATTGGGATATGTACAGATGGTGCTGCAAACATGGTTGGACATCTTTCAGGCATTGTCGTAAAGGTGAAAAATGTCGGTCGCCCAGATATTTTGTCTACCCACTGCATTTTGCATCGTGAGCAACTTGCGTCAAAAAAAATGTCCCCAGAACTACACGAAGTATTATCCGATgttatcaaaattgtaaatcataTTCGACACAAAGCACTTAATTCAAAGTTATTTGAGTCACTTTGTGAAGAAATGGGTTCTCAATATACACACCTTCTTCTTCATGCAGAGGTAAGATGGCTATCGAGAGGGAAGATTTTAACCCGACTGTTTACTCTACGTGaagaagttaaattatttttccaacAGCAAAATAATGTGAAATTTCAAGAACTTTTATTCAATGATGAGTGGGTAGCCAAGCTTGCATATCTGGCAGATATTTTTTCGCTGTTAAATGAATTAAACATATCCATTCAAGGACAACTTAAGGACGTGTTCACAGTACGAGACAAAATggatgattttcaaaaaaaaatattactttggcAAACACGGTTGGCTGAAGAGGATCTACAAATGTTTCAACATTTTGATGAATATATGAAAGAAAAGGACGTTAACCAGCGAGTGGTAGCTATTGTTCAACAGCATTTAGAATCACTTACAGAATCTTTTTGTCGTTATTTCCCAAAAAAAGAAGACCCTAGACATGGTAATATGTGGATAATAGATCCATTTGCAgcaaacaatgaaaataataagttaaatatgaGCGAAAAAGAAAGCCTCATCGATTTATCAACAGACTCCTCACTCAAAACTAAGTTCCTGGAATTATCAAAAAGCCATTTTTGGCTGTACGTTAAAAATGAATACCCTTTGTTGAGTGAAAAAGCAATGAAAAtcttaattcaattttcaattacgtatttatgtgaaaaaacattttcttcGGTCACAGTTATTAAAACACGGTACCGGTCTCAGCTAGAAATAAGTAAAGCTCTACGACTTGCAGTGACTACATTGGAGCCAAAATTGCACGAAATTCTTCAAAACAAACAGGAACAAAtatcacattaa
- the LOC132926253 gene encoding LOW QUALITY PROTEIN: putative nuclease HARBI1 (The sequence of the model RefSeq protein was modified relative to this genomic sequence to represent the inferred CDS: inserted 1 base in 1 codon) codes for MSDIDDSDDFFASSSSSDDGLDLINNHKIKNERFIEETVQQYDCETYFGYFRISRHLTTRITDLYRESNYFKKNRHGQFGKIHADDQVLIFMWFVGHQTASFRDVVDRFNIPLSSLHRIIERPTYFLSNYSPQIIKWPNDEEKRESEISFRANGFPMAIGAIDGCHIKIDKPDNDPDSYINRKGYYSIQMQVVCDHNRKIIDXFAGYPGSVHDSRVFRNSPVCNTLEEKCGPYFLLGDSGYPLQTRLMTPFKDRGQLTRKQFNYNLKLSQNRYRIEHCFGILKQKFRQLYHLKFRNIIKIVHFMRACCVLHNIAFDDEFLEEISEDFSASNAQIQAVPQNQGILEEEDIEEDQDAKRIRDRIVDALFI; via the exons ATGAGCGATATTGACGATTCAGATGACTTTTTTGCATCCAGTTCTTCCTCTGACGACGGATTGGACTtaattaataaccataaaataaaaaacgaacgTTTTATAG aagAAACTGTCCAACAATATGATTGTGAAACATATTTTGGGTATTTCAGGATTAGTCGTCATTTGACAACAAGGATTACTGATTTGTACAgagaaagtaattattttaaaaaaaacagacATGGCCAATTTGGTAAAATACATGCGGATGACCAG GTCCTTATATTTATGTGGTTTGTTGGGCACCAAACTGCAAGCTTCCGTGATGTTGTAGACCGTTTCAATATTCCACTAAGTTCTCTGCATAGAATTATTGAACGGCCTACATACTTTTTGAGCAACTATTCGCCACAAATAATCAAATGGCCTAACGATGAAGAAAAACGAGAATCAGAGATTTCATTCAGAGCTAATGGATTTCCTATGGCTATAGGGGCTATCGATGGTTGCCATATCAAGATAGATAAACCTGATAATGATCCAGATTCATACATAAATAGAAAGGGATATTATTCAATACAGATGCAGGTTGTCTGTGACCACAACCGcaaaatcattg tttttgCCGGTTATCCTGGGTCCGTACACGATAGCAGGGTATTTAGGAATTCACCAGTCTGCAATACTTTGGAAGAAAAATGTGGTCCATATTTCTTGCTCGGTGACAGTGGGTATCCGTTACAAACGCGATTGATGACCCCATTCAAGGACCGAGGGCAATTAACAAGGaagcaatttaattataatttaaagttgagCCAAAACAGATATCGCATTGAACACTGCTTTGGAATTTTGAAGCAAAAATTTAGACAGTTGTATCACTTAAAATTCagaaacatcattaaaattgttcattttatgCGAGCGTGTTGTGTGTTACACAACATTGCCTTTGATGATGAATTCCTCGAAGAAATTTCAGAAGATTTCTCTGCATCAAACGCACAAATACAAGCTGTACCACAAAACCAAGGCATTTTGGAGGAAGAGGATATTGAGGAAGACCAAGATGCCAAAAGGATTAGGGACAGAATAGTAGAtg
- the LOC132926254 gene encoding zinc finger MYM-type protein 1-like, with the protein MSTFIFGGPLDYKCLPKWPAEEKRLGITGLKAREKRKLPEISSSGSDEHEGIYKIPKSSNEPSTSYDRNTRNADPSTSKKLTNEERFENDIGQWVGRSNHLTTSQKMDILKRCWTPPENYNFSEDAIAVGSKRKFNHSWLQAYAPWLAYSKILKGALCLYCVLFPPKKVQGVLGLFIIKPFTRYKDIHEGCRNHISNNWHQGATEAAKSFMEEVPINIMMVSGHQKVLEQNRKIISSIISNVLFCGTHDLPFRGKGQNEGVFYDLIQMRIEAGDQYLQNHIEKGKRNAIYTSPQIQNEIINISGTVIKDCIINDVKKAVAFSIMADETADISGTEQLSIGIRFFDDEKRAIREEFLGFIELHAMDAVNIASAIDHFIQNEGLDGTKLVGQGYDGCATMAGKINGVQTILREKYPHALFFHCASHKLNLVVNDLNCVPEIRNTISTVKDIINFFRESVLRRKCIPKIPAFCETRWSQKYRSISIFKENFEIIVHALDKLSKDGNTATRKVAFQLYAVANKSIFIMSVILIAKYSKLLVPVVNALQSKNLDLLKCSNFIKKIVVIVKDHREHADTEIQELLTAANIAAENIGAEINLPRIVKQQQHRSNPPALNSAEFWKRSLLIPYLDSLISSLERRFSDENIPAFSLLLLHPSNMLDMNTKEFKLKINDFANYYQIKDLESEAELWYNIWKEKKLAKSKLSDMEMSEVVEETDIFFPKIKQALHISLVQPCTTSTIERSFSTLRRVKTWLRSTMTENRLNGLCILSVHRKLLDEKKEEMQQKILSRFCEDSRRLSLL; encoded by the exons ATGAGTACTTTTATATTTGGTGGCCCGCTCGATTACAAATGTTTACCAAAGTGGCCCGCCGAGGAAAAAAGGTTGGGCATCACTGGTCTAAAAG CTCGAGAAAAGAGAAAATTGCCAGAAATAAGTAGTAGCGGAAGTGATGAACATGAAGGAATATATAAAATTCCCAAATCCTCCAACGAACCTTCCACTTCTTATGATCGCAATACCAGAAATGCAGATCCTTCAACTTCTAAAAAGCTTACAAATGAAGAACGTTTTGAAAATGACATAGGTCAATGGGTGGGACGGTCTAATCATTTAACAACATCTCAAAAAATGGATATCTTGAAACGTTGTTGGACGCCACCAGAAAATTACAACTTTAGTGAGGATGCTATTGCTGTTGGATCAAAGAGAAAATTTAACCATAGTTGGTTACAGGCCTATGCTCCTTGGCTTGCGTATTCGAAAATACTGAAAGGGGCTCTTTGTTTGTACTGTGTTCTGTTTCCACCGAAAAAAGTCCAAGGTGTTTTAGGTTTATTTATCATCAAACCTTTTACACGATACAAAGACATTCACGAGGGCTGTAGAAACCATATTTCCAATAATTGGCACCAAGGAGCAACCGAAGCAGCTAAAAGTTTTATGGAagaagtacctataaatattatgatggtaTCCGGACACCAAAAAGTACTAGaacaaaatcgaaaaattatttCGTCCATAATTTCAAATGTACTATTTTGCGGAACCCATGATCTACCCTTTAGAGGAAAAGGTCAAAATGAAg GAGTTTTCTATGACTTAATTCAAATGCGAATTGAAGCTGGTGATCAGTATCTCCAAAACCATATCGAAAAGGGCAAGCGAAATGCCATCTACACATCTCCGCAAATTCAGAATGAAATCATCAATATAAGTGGAACAGTAATCAAAGattgtattattaatgatgTTAAAAAGGCTGTAGCTTTCAGTATAATGGCAGACGAGACCGCTGATATCTCAGGAACAGAGCAATTGTCTATTGGGATTAGATTTTTTGATGATGAGAAAAGGGCTATCAGAGAAGAATTTTTAGGCTTCATTGAACTACATGCCATGGATGCTGTTAACATAGCTAGTGCAATAgatcattttattcaaaacgaAGGTCTCGATGGAACGAAGCTTGTTGGACAAGGCTATGATGGTTGCGCAACTATGGCAGGGAAAATCAATGGAGTGCAAACAATTTTACGAGAAAAATATCCACATGCTCTATTTTTTCACTGCGCAAGTCATAAATTAAACTTGGTGGTCAATGATTTAAATTGTGTTCCAGAAATACGTAACACAATTTCAACGGTAAAGGATATCATAAACTTTTTTCGCGAATCTGTTTTACGTAGAAAATGTATCCCGAAAATACCAGCATTCTGTGAGACACGATGGTCTCAAAAATATAgaagtatttcaattttcaaagaaaatttTGAGATAATTGTACATGCTTTAGATAAATTGTCAAAAGATGGGAACACTGCAACAAGAAAAGTTGCTTTTCAATTGTATGCTGTagcaaataaaagtatttttataatgagtGTTATCCTCATAGCAAAATACTCTAAATTATTAGTGCCTGTTGTGAATGCTTTACAATCAAAAAATCTGGATTTGCTGAAATgctcaaattttataaaaaaaatagtagtcaTAGTGAAAGATCACCGCGAACACGCTGACACAGAAATTCAAGAATTATTAACTGCTGCAAACATAGCAGCTGAGAATATAGGAGCAGAAATTAATCTTCCTAGGATTgttaaacaacaacaacatcgTTCAAATCCTCCAGCGTTAAATTCGGCTGAATTCTGGAAGAGATCATTACTAATTCCATACTTGGATTCATTAATATCCTCATTGGAACGGAGATTTTCTGATGAAAACATACCTgctttttcacttttattattaCACCCTTCAAATATGTTAGATATGAACACCAaagaatttaaacttaaaataaatgattttgccAATTATTACCAAATTAAAGACTTGGAAAGTGAAGCAGAATTATGGTACAACATCTGGAAGGAGAAAAAACTGGCTAAAAGCAAACTATCAGACATGGAAATGAGTGAAGTAGTAGAAGAAACAGATATTTTCTTTCCTAAAATAAAACAAGCCTTGCATATTTCTTTAGTTCAGCCATGTACAACTAGCACTATTGAGAGGTCATTCAGTACGTTAAGAAGGGTAAAGACTTGGTTGCGTTCAACGATGACGGAAAACCGTCTGAATG GTCTATGCATACTAAGTGTGCATAGAAAGCTGCTAGATGAAAAAAAGGAAGAGATGCAACAGAAAATTCTCAGCAGATTTTGCGAAGACTCTAGACGATTgtcattgttataa